The Vigna unguiculata cultivar IT97K-499-35 chromosome 6, ASM411807v1, whole genome shotgun sequence genome contains a region encoding:
- the LOC114188335 gene encoding uncharacterized protein LOC114188335: MVVAMWREGLAFHLVRSPYYRSAFSYATNTSNLSGYVPPSYNKLRGPLLDKERAHVENLLQPIKNSWKPKGVTIVSDGWSDPQRRPIINFMAINESGPMFFKAIDGSGETKDKDFIAKHMRDVIMEVGPKNVVQMIIDNAAVCKAASMIIESKFSSIYWTPCVVHTLNLALKNICATKNTERNSDLYEEFYWISQIVDDATFIKNFIMGHSMRLSMFNNFNSLKFLSVAPTRFASTIIMLKRFRSLKRGLQEMVISNEWSDYKEDNVDNARTVKETLLNDNWWMKVDYILAFTAPVYYVIRKIDTDMATLHLVYEMWDSMIEDVRKIIYQHEGKAQWTMAPPRRASQSSQGDAPDISRAIEAMVAAVAQ, encoded by the exons atggtggtggccatgtggagggaag GATTAGCATTTCATCTCGTAAGAAGTCCTTATTATAGGAGTGCCTTTTCTTACGCTACCAATACTTCTAATCTTAGTGGATATGTACCACCATCATATAATAAATTGAGAGGTCCACTGCTTGATAAAGAAAGAGCTCATGTAGAAAATCTTCTGCAACCTATAAAGAATTCATGGAAGCCAAAAGGTGTGACAATTGTTAGCGATGGATGGAGCGACCCTCAAAGAAGACCTATTATCAATTTTATGGCTATCAATGAGAGTGGACCAATGTTTTTTAAAGCAATAGATGGATCTGGGGAGACAAAAGACAAGGATTTTATTGCCAAACACATGAGAGATGTAATTATGGAAGTTGGACCAAAAAACGTGGTACAAATGATCATAGACAATGCAGCAGTATGTAAGGCAGCAAGTATGATCATAgaatcaaaattttcttcaatctATTGGACTCCTTGTGTAGTGCACACCTTGAATCTtgcattgaaaaatatttgtgcgACAAAAAATACAGAAAGAAATAGTGATCTTTATGAAGAATTTTATTGGATCTCACAAATTGTTGATGATgctacatttattaaaaacttcaTTATGGGGCACTCTATGAGATTATCAATGTTTAATAACTTCAATTCATTGAAGTTTCTTTCTGTTGCTCCAACGAGATTTGCTTCAACCATTATCATGCTTAAAAGATTTAGAAGCTTGAAAAGAGGACTCCAAGAGATGGTAATTAGTAATGAATGGTCGGATTACAAAGAGGATAATGTTGATAATGCACGAACAGTCAAAGAAACTTTATTGAATGATAATTGGTGGATGAAGGTTGATTATATACTTGCTTTTACTGCCCCTGTTTATTATGTTATCAGAAAAATAGATACGGATATGGCTACTCTTCATTTAGTGTATGAGATGTGGGATTCAATGATTGAAGATGTGAGGAAGATCATATACCAACATGAAGGAAAGGCACAA